A single window of Hymenobacter sp. APR13 DNA harbors:
- a CDS encoding Do family serine endopeptidase, translated as MQAKQMMLGLLGSAVLGGGVAVGGYKLLEPERTNAPQAIAADPNVRYTSELRSSNYVVPEGLNFTAAAASVTPAVVHVMTEYAPKAGQGGGSARMDPFLRQFFGDEFEQYQQPQRGPQQGSGSGVIIAANGYIVTNNHVIDKADKIEVVMDDKRKFEAELVGTDPTTDLALLKVKADNLPFIRYGNSDQVKVGEWVLAVGNPFNLNSTVTAGIISAKGRNINILRDQQGMGIESFLQTDAVVNPGNSGGALVNLNGDLIGINSAIASQTGSFVGYSFAVPSSIVSKVIDDLLKYKVVQRALLGVQIREVDAQLASEKKLNTLSGVYVMGLSKNSSAADAGLKEGDIITEINGAKVNTSSQLQEQVARFRPGDKIKVTYLRGSDTRTASATLRNSTGTTDIIREELAKAIKYEGATLAPVSKQEMNKLGLEGGAKISGIQGSNFRETGIADGFIITRIDKNKVSKPQDVAQYLEAAKESQGALVEGVYPDGRKAYYPIGQAE; from the coding sequence ATGCAAGCAAAACAAATGATGCTCGGTCTGCTCGGTTCCGCTGTACTTGGCGGGGGCGTGGCAGTGGGTGGGTACAAGCTGCTGGAGCCAGAGCGCACCAACGCGCCCCAGGCTATTGCGGCTGACCCCAATGTTCGGTACACGAGTGAGCTGCGCAGCAGCAACTACGTGGTGCCCGAAGGCCTCAACTTCACGGCGGCCGCGGCGTCCGTGACGCCGGCCGTGGTGCACGTAATGACGGAATACGCGCCCAAAGCGGGCCAGGGCGGCGGCAGTGCCCGCATGGACCCCTTCCTGCGCCAGTTCTTCGGCGACGAGTTTGAGCAGTACCAGCAGCCCCAGCGCGGGCCGCAGCAGGGCTCCGGCTCGGGCGTAATCATCGCCGCCAACGGCTACATCGTCACCAACAACCACGTGATTGATAAGGCCGACAAGATTGAGGTGGTGATGGACGACAAGCGCAAGTTCGAGGCCGAGCTGGTGGGCACCGACCCTACCACCGACCTGGCCCTGCTAAAGGTGAAAGCCGATAACCTGCCTTTCATCCGCTACGGCAACTCCGACCAGGTGAAGGTAGGGGAGTGGGTACTGGCCGTGGGCAACCCCTTCAACCTGAACTCCACCGTCACGGCCGGCATCATCTCGGCCAAGGGCCGCAACATCAACATCCTGCGCGACCAGCAGGGCATGGGCATCGAGAGCTTCCTGCAAACCGATGCTGTGGTGAACCCCGGCAACTCGGGCGGCGCGCTCGTGAACCTCAACGGCGACCTGATCGGCATCAACTCGGCCATTGCCTCGCAGACGGGCTCGTTTGTGGGCTACTCCTTCGCCGTGCCTAGCTCCATCGTGAGCAAGGTGATTGATGACCTGCTGAAGTATAAAGTGGTGCAGCGCGCCCTGCTGGGCGTGCAGATCCGGGAGGTAGACGCGCAGCTGGCTTCTGAGAAGAAGCTCAACACGCTGAGCGGCGTGTACGTGATGGGCCTGAGCAAAAACAGCTCAGCCGCTGACGCTGGCCTGAAGGAAGGTGACATCATCACCGAAATCAACGGTGCCAAGGTGAACACCTCGTCGCAGCTGCAGGAGCAGGTAGCCCGCTTCCGCCCCGGCGACAAAATCAAGGTGACCTACCTGCGTGGCTCCGACACGCGCACGGCCTCGGCCACGCTGCGCAACTCCACCGGCACCACCGACATCATCCGGGAAGAGCTGGCCAAGGCCATCAAGTATGAAGGCGCCACACTGGCTCCGGTAAGCAAGCAGGAAATGAACAAGCTGGGCCTGGAAGGTGGCGCGAAAATCAGCGGCATCCAGGGCTCTAACTTCCGCGAAACCGGCATTGCCGACGGCTTCATCATCACCCGCATCGACAAGAACAAGGTGAGCAAGCCCCAGGATGTGGCCCAGTACCTGGAAGCCGCCAAGGAAAGCCAGGGCGCGCTGGTAGAAGGCGTGTACCCCGACGGCCGCAAAGCCTACTACCCCATCGGGCAGGCCGAGTAG
- a CDS encoding aldehyde dehydrogenase family protein, which yields MKQALEEATATGTDVQDHDHHGIRQVLRELGVEATNAAWSTGLVWGGQDNAQARAIHSPTDGKLIGSVAFATVEDYEQVVQKAQEAFLTWRTVPAPKRGEIVRQIGNKLREFKEPLGKLVSYEMGKILQEGLGEVQEMIDICDFAVGLSRQLHGFTMHSERPAHRMYEQYHPLGVVGIISAFNFPVAVWSWNAMLAAVCGDVCIWKPSEKTPLVAVAVQHIIQDVLRENELPEGIFNLVIGDAEIGAAMAADGRVPLVSATGSTRMGKKVGEVVGARLGRALLELGGNNAIILTQHADLEIAIRAIVFGAVGTAGQRCTTTRRVIIHESIFEDVKARLLKIYPNLPIGHPLQDGKLVGPLIDTDAVQAFTKALEAVQKEGGKLLIGGEVLSGAGYETGTYVTPALVEADNAYHTVQEETFAPILYLIRYSGDVENAIAIQNGVRQGLSSSIFTLNMREAEAFLAHTGSDCGIANVNIGTSGAEIGGAFGGEKETGGGRESGSDAWRVYMRRQTNTINYSTQLPLAQGIKFDF from the coding sequence ATGAAACAAGCCCTCGAAGAAGCTACCGCCACCGGCACCGACGTGCAGGACCACGACCACCACGGCATCCGGCAGGTGCTGCGCGAGCTGGGCGTAGAAGCCACCAACGCCGCCTGGAGCACCGGCCTAGTGTGGGGCGGCCAGGACAATGCCCAGGCCCGCGCCATCCACTCGCCCACCGACGGCAAGCTCATCGGCAGCGTGGCCTTTGCCACTGTAGAAGACTACGAGCAGGTGGTGCAGAAGGCCCAGGAAGCCTTCCTGACCTGGCGCACCGTGCCGGCGCCCAAGCGCGGCGAAATCGTGCGCCAGATTGGCAACAAACTGCGCGAGTTCAAGGAGCCGCTGGGCAAGCTGGTGAGCTACGAGATGGGCAAAATCCTGCAGGAAGGCCTCGGCGAAGTGCAGGAGATGATTGACATCTGCGACTTCGCGGTTGGCCTCTCGCGCCAGTTGCACGGCTTTACGATGCACTCGGAGCGCCCGGCGCACCGCATGTATGAGCAGTACCACCCGCTGGGCGTGGTGGGCATCATCTCGGCCTTCAACTTCCCGGTGGCCGTGTGGAGCTGGAACGCCATGCTGGCCGCCGTCTGCGGCGACGTGTGTATCTGGAAGCCCTCGGAGAAGACGCCGCTGGTAGCCGTGGCCGTGCAGCACATCATCCAGGACGTGCTACGCGAAAACGAGCTGCCCGAAGGCATCTTCAACCTGGTTATCGGCGACGCCGAGATTGGGGCGGCCATGGCCGCCGACGGCCGCGTGCCGCTGGTGTCGGCCACGGGCAGCACCCGCATGGGCAAGAAGGTAGGCGAAGTGGTGGGCGCCCGCCTGGGCCGCGCGCTGCTGGAACTGGGCGGCAACAACGCCATCATCCTCACCCAGCACGCCGACCTGGAAATTGCCATTCGCGCCATCGTGTTCGGGGCTGTGGGTACGGCCGGGCAGCGCTGCACCACCACCCGCCGCGTCATCATCCACGAATCCATTTTCGAGGATGTGAAGGCCCGCCTGCTGAAAATCTACCCCAACCTGCCCATCGGCCACCCGCTGCAGGACGGCAAGCTGGTGGGTCCGCTCATCGACACAGACGCCGTGCAGGCCTTCACCAAGGCCCTGGAAGCGGTGCAAAAGGAAGGCGGCAAGCTGCTCATCGGCGGTGAGGTGCTGAGCGGCGCCGGCTACGAAACCGGCACCTACGTGACGCCCGCGCTGGTGGAAGCCGACAACGCCTACCACACCGTGCAGGAAGAAACCTTTGCGCCCATCCTGTACCTGATCCGGTACAGCGGCGACGTGGAAAACGCCATTGCCATCCAGAACGGCGTGCGTCAGGGCCTCTCGTCGAGCATCTTCACGCTGAATATGCGCGAGGCTGAAGCCTTCCTGGCCCACACCGGCTCCGACTGCGGCATTGCCAACGTGAACATCGGCACGAGCGGCGCCGAAATCGGTGGCGCGTTCGGCGGCGAGAAGGAAACCGGCGGCGGCCGCGAGTCGGGCTCCGACGCGTGGCGCGTGTACATGCGCCGCCAGACCAACACCATCAACTACAGCACCCAGCTCCCGCTGGCCCAGGGCATCAAGTTCGATTTCTAG
- a CDS encoding RNA polymerase sigma factor: MEAFAYTDINAPLVERCRLGDRRAQAEIYKRYSKAMFNASLRITGNYAEAEDVLQEAFLSAFRELHSYKGDSSFGSWLKRIVINKSINCLRNRRLQLVPLGEQHDAAAGPEPSDYAADSDETHWRADVVRRCVQELPDGYRVVLTLYLLEGYDHAEIAGILGITESTSKSQYSRARKKLLELASQRGLTA, translated from the coding sequence ATGGAAGCTTTTGCTTATACCGATATCAACGCCCCGCTGGTAGAGCGGTGCCGCCTGGGCGACCGGCGGGCCCAGGCTGAGATATACAAGCGCTATTCCAAGGCCATGTTCAACGCCTCGTTGCGCATCACCGGCAACTACGCCGAGGCCGAAGATGTGCTGCAGGAAGCCTTCCTGAGTGCGTTTCGGGAGCTGCACAGCTACAAAGGTGACTCGTCGTTTGGCTCCTGGCTGAAGCGCATCGTCATCAACAAAAGCATCAACTGCCTGCGCAACCGGCGCCTGCAGCTGGTGCCGCTGGGCGAGCAGCACGATGCCGCCGCCGGCCCCGAACCGTCTGACTACGCCGCCGACAGCGACGAAACCCACTGGCGCGCCGACGTGGTGCGCCGCTGCGTGCAGGAGCTGCCCGACGGCTACCGCGTGGTGCTGACCCTGTACCTGCTCGAAGGCTACGACCACGCCGAAATAGCCGGCATTCTGGGCATCACGGAGTCTACGTCGAAGTCGCAGTACAGCCGGGCCCGCAAGAAACTGCTGGAGCTGGCCAGCCAGCGCGGCCTCACGGCCTGA